A region of Polyangiaceae bacterium DNA encodes the following proteins:
- a CDS encoding peptidyl-prolyl cis-trans isomerase: MAEQVRASHILLMYAGSARSTATRTQDEAQTQIQAIKTQLDGGADFAELARQHSDCPSGKSGGDLGSFGRGQMVAPFEQAAFGLSVGGTSGVVETQFGYHVIRRTG; the protein is encoded by the coding sequence ATGGCAGAGCAAGTTCGCGCTTCACACATCCTCCTCATGTACGCGGGCTCCGCCCGCTCGACCGCGACGCGCACGCAGGACGAGGCGCAGACGCAGATCCAAGCCATCAAGACCCAACTCGACGGCGGCGCGGACTTCGCCGAGCTGGCGCGGCAGCATTCGGACTGCCCCTCCGGCAAGTCCGGCGGCGATCTGGGCAGCTTCGGCCGCGGCCAGATGGTCGCCCCGTTCGAGCAGGCGGCGTTCGGTCTGTCGGTCGGCGGGACCAGCGGCGTGGTCGAGACCCAGTTCGGCTACCACGTCATCCGTCGCACCGGCTGA